TGTGATCACTTATTTACCCATCGGTGAATTTACAATTTCGACCGCGCATGGACTGTAAAACTCCAAGTACGAAGCAAAGCTCAAGTACAGGGTGCTTCTGAAATAGTCATCTTTCTTTAACGATGCTGTGCTGCACTACTGAGAGGAAGGCACGTGTCATGTGTGAAATCTAGTTTCGAACACACAAACCAAGTCAAAGCTTTGGTTTATAAGGTGTAGGGATGGCAATATGTATCTAGGCGTGGGTATTTAATCTGACCCTATCTGGGTCGGGTAAGATTGCTAATTCGATCTGTAGCGGGTAGAATTGGGTATGGTTAAGGTTTTCGTGCGAGTTGGGTAGGATGCGGGTTGAGTCTCAATTCTATCTGACTAACCTGCATTTTATAcatgtatatgttatatatttatataaaaatatgttttaagtgGATGTTGAAATAAAGACCTCTCACTAAATATAAAAGATCCATCaccactaaaaaaaattattaattgataatttaattttttttcaaataaaatttaattctattttaaattatcatcaaattatataataatgttgTATCTTTTTTGTAACCCGCAGATAGGGTCGAGTATCCGCAGGTTAAGaacgggtagggttagggttgaaaTATTCTCAACTCATAGATAAGATAGGATTAAGGCttagtttggtaaagcttttattttttaaaagtagcttataaaagttaacttttaaaagatgactttttaaaagttgtagcatttatgtttggtaaatcaaatcaaaaacaacttttaataaacataagcaacatcaattgtgtttggtaaaatagcttttaaaatttaaaaatactataatagacataaatacaaacattaaatttgaaaattagttaacatatgaggttatattagacttttaaattttgaaaagcacaagccaactttgaaaagctccctcctaggtgctttcaaaagcacccctaacttttaaaaaccgcaagcacaagcacttgagctttttaatttaccaaacgcAAAATGACGTGCTTGTGCTTGAAAAAACTTTACCAAACTCAGCCtaagtttatataaaaatctcaacCCATAGGTAGAATTAGAGTTAGATCTAAACTCTACTCATTGACACTCTTAATAAGATGTGTTGGTTTAACCGGGTTGtccatttctttttatttttggtcaaccatttttgttttttgtgacGCTAGCTTGtattcctttttgtttttgattgagctatttaatttatttttttaacccaatattaattttatcagcaaaaattttaaaatattatatctttttccaacaaataatattttcaattagagcaagtccaaaaccccaaaataataaacttttaattacacaaataatttaataatgtattttttttagggACAATTTTTTTTGAGACAATAATCCTACAAGTTAATACAATTATTTTaagcaaaataaataagaaggtatatttttaattaagagCAATACAATCAATTTAATTACGTAttagaagaaaattaaaacttagtTTCTTGGACTCCTTTTCAATATTATGATTTGGGCAATAACCCTAAAATCttatataattcttttaaagAAAATGAACATGATACTTTTAATTAAGagcaatttcaaaaaatataaaacatgtaaCTAAATGAGACTTTGATAGGGTATTATaacgaaataaaataaagagtaaagTACAAATTAGTCTTCTACGTTTTGCGTAATTCTGTTTTGATCCTTAAAGTTTaaagtattttatttgaataaaaaacgTTTCATTTAACTTCAATATAGTCCCACCATGAAGTTAacgttaaataattaacggaatATTTTAGTACAAGAACAAGGTCGATAATCCAGAGAACAAGTACAAGTTccagaggcacaaaatcaactgtgaatgcatcaatacatttatttatgtaagaagaatgataaataaatatattgatgcattcacggttgattttgtgcttctagagcttgtacttgttctccagATTATCGACCTTGTTCTTGTACTGCTGTCATGTATGacatttcattaattatttaactttgacttCACGGTGAGACTACATTGAagctaaatgaaacttttttttattcaaatagaatactttaaaccttaaggacCAAAACAGGATTACGCTCAAACGTAGGGACCAATTTAATACTCTaccctaaaataattttttgtaaaattagtGCTATGGCTTTGTAATAATTCAAGGTAAAAATTTATTCGAATAGCGATCGATTTTAGCGACAAAAAAAACTAGTTGTTAATAACGACTAATTTAACgatcaatataaaatttttagaatcaTAGAAATGTTGGTCGCTAAATTACATCCAGCAACTGATTTTAGcaactataaaaatatatatatgtatacactaaaataataattaaaaattttatttatatattaaaattaaccatGAATAAGTTACTCTTCTGTGATCACTTATTTACCTATGGGTGAATTTACATTTTTGACTGCACATGGACTGTAAGTCCGTGACACTCCAAGTACGAACCAAAACTCATGAAATAGTCATTACCATCAAAATGTATTTTACATTAACTTTCAAAGAGTGGTCCCATGACACTGCCGTAACACAAATTTTGACAAGTACAAACTCCAAAACAGAGGAACTCTGTTTCTGTTTCCCACGAGTACAATCATAGTTATAAAGATTACTAGAAAAATTATTGTCTAGCGCTCTATCTGTATAGTGACATGACTAATATTATAAACTCTTGTGATATAGTCAATAACCTTGTCCAGCACCATGTCTGCATTCACTTCTGGCCTAACTATAACATGGCAAGCCAGCAAAACCTTCCCAACAGTGATGGCCCAAATATGCAACTCATGAACAGCCAACACTTCTTCCATCTCCAGCAGCCCCCTTTGGACCTCCGCCGCGTCTATTTCACGCGGCGTGCTCTCCATCAGAACTTCCAGAATGTTCCTCAGCATCTTTATAGTTGTCCCCAAAACAATTACCGAAAATACTAGAGTGCAAATTAAGTCAACTATTTGCCACTCCGGCTTCCACCATATGATTCCTCCACCAATCATTACCCCCACACTCTGTATAGAATCTCCAAGTACATGCAGATAAGCCCCCTGCacattcacatttttggattcccCAAGAAGCTGTGTAGAATCATCTTTTGTATGTTTtgtgtgatgatgattatgatcaTGACCCAATAAGAAAGCCATAATGATGTTAACAACTAAACCAAATGCAGCAACGAGGAACATTAAGAAGCCATTGACCTCACGAGTCCCTGAAATAATTCTCTGAATGGCTTCATACACTAGAATCCCAGCAAGCAACCATATCAACTGGATAGAAAGCAGAGCACCGAGAATCTCTATCCTGAAAAACCCGTATGATTGGCGAGGATTGGATTCCCATCCAGCAGCccataaagaaaacaaagagattG
This portion of the Arachis duranensis cultivar V14167 chromosome 6, aradu.V14167.gnm2.J7QH, whole genome shotgun sequence genome encodes:
- the LOC107491894 gene encoding metal tolerance protein 1, yielding MEAQVIEISGDLPDLGRKNGGVSRKICGEAACGFSKDSEERSASMRKLLIAVVLCVIFMSVEVVGGIKANSLAILTDAAHLVSDVAAFAISLFSLWAAGWESNPRQSYGFFRIEILGALLSIQLIWLLAGILVYEAIQRIISGTREVNGFLMFLVAAFGLVVNIIMAFLLGHDHNHHHTKHTKDDSTQLLGESKNVNVQGAYLHVLGDSIQSVGVMIGGGIIWWKPEWQIVDLICTLVFSVIVLGTTIKMLRNILEVLMESTPREIDAAEVQRGLLEMEEVLAVHELHIWAITVGKVLLACHVIVRPEVNADMVLDKVIDYITRVYNISHVTIQIER